A stretch of Gopherus evgoodei ecotype Sinaloan lineage chromosome 12, rGopEvg1_v1.p, whole genome shotgun sequence DNA encodes these proteins:
- the LOC115660196 gene encoding programmed cell death protein 2-like, which produces MAASARCAPEPRVLLGLRDAAIPDPARDSLQPPPWATSTLGGSPNCVPSVTMIYPSCGICGTTLMHIVQLYCPLEGSLFHRVINVFACAMKGCWGKSESWKVLRSQYLQMQGKETQDCKLKQKQENNFVRKDWCDGADDWGICDETEYPVQTTSHLLGLKTVSSSSLSRATECASQFQGLSLSETTEISDSLHRPVPCGDGIAMPTSCPRFQSYYINVVDEEDYTDYLDTDYAHKLLKE; this is translated from the exons ATGGCCGCCTCTGCTCGCTGCGCTCCGGAGCCCCGCGTGCTGCTGGGTCTCCGCGACGCCGCCATCCCGGACCCCGCCCGGGACAGCCTGCAGCCGCCGCCCTGGGCCACCAGCACGCTGGGCGGCTCCCCG AATTGTGTCCCTTCGGTAACCATGATTTATCCTTCTTGTGGGATCTGCGGTACCACACTGATGCACATAGTGCAGCTATATTGCCCCCTTGAAGGCTCACTATTCCACCGTGTCATTAATGTATTTGCTTGTGCCATGAAAGGCTGCTGGGGAAAATCAGAAAG TTGGAAAGTGTTACGCTCCCAGTATTTGCAGATGCAAGGAAAAGAAACACAAGATTGCAAATTAAAGCAG AAACAAGAGAATAATTTTGTAAGAAAGGATTGGTGTGATGGAGCAGATGACTGGGGAATTTGTGATGAAACAGAATATCCTGTGCAAACCACCAGTCACCTACTAGGCTTAAAGACAGTGAGCAGTTCCTCCTTGTCCAGAGCCACAGAGTGTGCATCCCAGTTTCAAGGACTTAGCCTGTCAGAAACTACAGAAATCTCTGATTCCTTACATAGGCCAGTTCCATGTGGAGATGGGATAGCAATGCCTACCTCTTGTCCCAGATTCCAGTCCTACTATATCAATGTTGTGGATGAGGAAGACTACACTGACTACCTTGATACAGATTATGCACACAAACTTTTAAAGGAATAG